A DNA window from Arachis duranensis cultivar V14167 chromosome 3, aradu.V14167.gnm2.J7QH, whole genome shotgun sequence contains the following coding sequences:
- the LOC107476528 gene encoding uncharacterized protein LOC107476528 produces the protein MMVAKDNNHQGYHGNFAKQFHKGKWFMVFGSSLILSCAGASYMFGMYSKDLKATLGYDQTTLNTIGFFKNLGANSGIISGLIAEITPTWMILLIGAVTNFVGYFMVWLSITQKIPKPEVWQMCLYFVIGTHSQNFAATSVMISCVNTFPLNRGIVVGFLQSFVGLSAAIISQFHKTIIASCSVHYYYQDTRSIVLALAVFPAIVSILFAFTIRGFEPSTQFNDTRPFFHFFYIATGLATFILGITITHLFECHLSKFAYHLIAFLMFLFLLVLPLFVAIREDLFLWKLAEAESENLNVIIENQENDNNNNKAEPTTSTSMYSCFKSILNKPERGEDHTILQALLSVDMFLIFFVSICGLGANLAAIDNLGQIGESLGYSKVKTQYFVSLVSVWNFFGRVFSGFASEALLGLYKLPRPWLVTISLFISVIGHVAIVLSNDSGLYIASCIIGFCFGAQIPLISATISEIFGLKHYGALLNYWHLGSPIGSYLMNVLVGGTLYDAEAKNQLKKIDHSFSLNEELGELVCFGIDCYNFTFVIFATIILLGAFASLVLVKRTSEFYKGDIYKKFRENHKQQHIVWL, from the coding sequence ATGATGGTGGCAAAGGATAATAATCACCAAGGGTATCATGGTAATTTCGCAAAGCAATTTCACAAGGGTAAATGGTTCATGGTGTTTGGTTCATCATTGATATTATCATGTGCTGGTGCCTCTTACATGTTTGGTATGTATTCAAAGGATCTTAAGGCAACATTAGGATATGACCAAACTACCCTCAACACAATAGGTTTCTTCAAGAACCTAGGTGCAAACAGTGGCATAATCTCAGGGCTAATTGCTGAAATTACACCAACATGGATGATTCTTCTCATTGGAGCTGTCACAAACTTTGTTGGTTACTTCATGGTTTGGCTCTCAATAACACAGAAGATTCCAAAGCCTGAGGTTTGGCAAATGTGTCTCTACTTTGTGATTGGAACACATTCTCAGAATTTTGCAGCAACATCAGTGATGATCTCATGTGTCAACACATTCCCTCTCAACAGAGGAATTGTTGTTGGATTCTTGCAGAGTTTTGTTGGTTTGAGTGCAGCTATAATCTCACAATTCCATAAGACTATTATTGCTTCTTGTTCAgttcattattattatcaagATACAAGGTCTATTGTTCTTGCTCTTGCTGTTTTTCCAGCTATTGTGTCAATTCTCTTTGCATTCACAATTAGAGGCTTTGAGCCTTCAACACAATTCAATGACACTAGAcccttttttcatttcttttacatTGCCACTGGTCTTGCAACTTTCATCTTGGGTATCACCATTACTCACTTGTTTGAATGTCATCTTTCAAAGTTTGCATATCATTTGATTGCATTTCTAATGTTTCTGTTCTTGCTTGTCCTGCCTCTCTTTGTTGCCATAAGAGAGGATCTGTTCTTATGGAAACTTGCTGAGGCTGAGAGTGAGAATCTCAATGTCATCATTGAGAATCAAGAGaatgataataataacaataaggcagagccaacaacatcaacatcaatGTATTCTTGTTTTAAAAGCATATTGAATAAGCCTGAAAGAGGAGAAGATCACACAATATTACAAGCACTTTTAAGTGTTGACATGTTTCTGATATTCTTTGTTTCAATATGTGGGCTTGGTGCTAATTTGGCAGCAATTGACAACCTTGGACAGATTGGTGAATCTTTAGGGTACTCAAAGGTTAAAACTCAGTATTTTGTATCTCTAGTAAGTGTATGGAACTTCTTTGGGAGAGTTTTTTCTGGTTTTGCATCTGAGGCATTGTTAGGACTATACAAGTTACCTAGGCCATGGTTGGTAACAATTTCTCTATTCATCTCGGTGATTGGTCATGTTGCAATTGTGCTTAGCAATGACAGTGGACTATACATAGCAAGCTGCATAATTGGATTCTGCTTTGGTGCTCAAATTCCATTGATTTCTGCCACAATTTCTGAGATTTTTGGCCTAAAACACTATGGTGCATTGCTGAATTATTGGCACCTAGGGAGCCCTATAGGTTCTTATTTGATGAATGTGTTGGTTGGTGGGACCTTATATGATGCAGAGGCTAAGAACCAACTTAAGAAAATTGATCATAGTTTTAGTTTGAATGAGGAGCTGGGAGAATTAGTATGCTTTGGAATAGATTGTTATAATTTCACTTTTGTCATTTTTGCCACTATCATACTCTTAGGTGCCTTTGCTTCTCTTGTTTTGGTGAAGAGAACAAGTGAATTCTACAAGGGTGATATATACAAGAAGTTTAGAGAGAATCATAAACAACAACATATTGTATGGTTGTAG
- the LOC107476472 gene encoding probable glucuronoxylan glucuronosyltransferase IRX7: MKLQSYNHNNHGANKTTSFYKWLLCLSLSLYFSTSYLITTSPPPPSPSQPPHNTKPSPQRTLFETPWSNLRMFVYDLPSNFNTDWLTNQRCSTHLFASEVAIHRALLTSHVRTFDPYDADFFFVPVYVSCNFSTVNGFPAIGHARSLISSAVKLISDRFPFWNRSHGRDHVFVASHDFGSCFHTLEDVAIADGVPEIMRNSIVLQTFGVTYKHPCQEVENVVIPPYVSPESLRTTVDKLPANWQRDIWVFFRGKMEVHPKNVSGRYYSKKVRTMIWRKFSGDRRFYLQRHRFAGYQSEIARSVFCLCPLGWAPWSPRLVESVALGCVPVIIADGIRLPFSSAVRWPEISLTVAERDVGKLAEILERVAATNLSDIQRNLWDPRTKKALLFNERVHEGDATWQVLRSLSEKLDRSLRSSRVSRQLDFAT, translated from the exons atgaagctcCAAAGTTACAACCACAACAACCATGGTGCCAACAAAACCACTTCCTTCTACAAATGGCTCCTCtgcctctctctttctctctactTCTCCACCTCCTACCTCATCACAACTTCACCACCACCACCGTCACCATCACAACCACCACACAACACAAAACCCTCCCCCCAGAGAACTCTCTTTGAAACTCCATGGTCGAATCTGAGGATGTTTGTTTATGATCTTCCTTCAAACTTCAACACAGATTGGTTGACGAACCAGAGGTGCAGCACGCACTTGTTTGCATCCGAGGTTGCAATCCACCGTGCCTTGTTGACCAGCCACGTCAGAACCTTTGACCCTTACGACGCTGACTTCTTCTTCGTCCCCGTCTACGTTTCTTGCAACTTCAGCACCGTTAATGGTTTCCCCGCCATAGGCCACGCCCGCTCCCTTATCTCCTCCGCCGTCAAACTCATCTCCGATCGCTTCCCTTTCTGGAACCGCAGCCATGGGCGTGACCATGTCTTCGTCGCTTCCCACGATTTCGGCTCCTGCTTCCACACCCTC GAGGACGTGGCGATTGCGGATGGCGTGCCGGAGATAATGAGGAACTCGATCGTGTTGCAGACGTTTGGCGTGACATATAAGCACCCGTGTCAGGAGGTTGAGAACGTCGTCATACCGCCGTACGTGTCGCCGGAGAGTTTACGGACCACCGTCGACAAGCTCCCGGCGAATTGGCAGCGAGATATTTGGGTGTTCTTCCGCGGCAAAATGGAGGTCCATCCTAAGAATGTTAGCGGAAGATATTATAGCAA GAAAGTGCGAACGATGATATGGCGAAAGTTCAGCGGTGACCGGAGGTTTTACCTTCAGAGGCATAGATTTGCCGGTTACCAGTCAGAAATCGCGCGTTCGGTTTTCTGTTTATGTCCGTTGGGGTGGGCCCCATGGAGTCCAAGACTGGTTGAGTCCGTTGCCTTGGGCTGCGTGCCGGTCATCATAGCCGACGGCATCCGATTACCGTTCTCATCCGCCGTGAGATGGCCGGAGATATCACTGACGGTGGCGGAGCGCGACGTCGGGAAACTGGCGGAGATACTTGAGCGCGTGGCGGCGACGAACCTCAGCGATATTCAGAGGAACCTGTGGGACCCGAGGACTAAGAAGGCACTTTTATTCAACGAGAGGGTCCATGAAGGCGATGCCACGTGGCAGGTTTTGCGTTCATTGAGCGAGAAGCTTGATAGGTCCCTAAGAAGCTCCAGAGTTTCCCGCCAATTAGATTTTGCCACGTAG
- the LOC107476473 gene encoding xyloglucan endotransglucosylase/hydrolase protein 31 has protein sequence MLPSSPLSFFFFFFLLVLSFMICASAQGPPSPGYYPGSKISPISFDQGFRSLWGPQHQRLEQGTLSIWLDSNSGSGFKSLHSYQSGYFSAAIKLQPGYTAGVITTLYLSNNQDHPGNHDEIDIEFLGTTPDKPYVLQTNVYIRGTGDGNIVGREMRFHLWFDPTQDFHIYAILWKPSETIFFVDDVPIRRYPRKGDATYPNRPMYVYGSIWDASSWATEDGKYKANYKYQPFIGRYKNFKLQGCTINESPSSCKPPSASPLGYGSLSLQQISAMKWVQNHYLVYYYCHDPKRDHTLTPEC, from the exons ATGCTGCCATCATCacccctttctttcttcttcttcttcttccttcttgtaCTCTCATTCATGATATGTGCTAGTGCTCAGGGTCCACCTTCACCTGGCTACTACCCTGGTTCCAAAATTAGTCCTATTAGCTTTGATCAAGGGTTCAGAAGCCTATGGGGACCTCAGCATCAGAGGCTAGAACAAGGCACATTATCAATATGGCTAGATTCTAACTCGG GGAGTGGATTCAAGTCACTTCACTCTTATCAATCTGGATACTTTAGTGCTGCAATTAAGCTTCAACCCGGTTATACTGCAGGGGTCATTACAACTCTTTAT CTTTCAAACAACCAAGATCACCCCGGAAATCACGACGAAATCGACATTGAGTTCCTAGGTACCACCCCTGATAAGCCATATGTTCTGCAGACAAATGTATACATAAGAGGAACTGGTGATGGCAACATTGTAGGGAGAGAGATGAGGTTTCATCTTTGGTTTGATCCAACACAAGATTTTCACATCTATGCTATTCTATGGAAACCAAGTGAGACAAT ATTTTTTGTGGATGATGTTCCCATAAGGAGGTACCCTAGGAAAGGTGATGCTACATACCCAAATAGACCAATGTATGTGTATGGATCAATATGGGATGCATCTTCATGGGCAACAGAAGATGGAAAATACAAAGCAAATTATAAATACCAACCCTTCATTGGAAGGTACAAGAACTTCAAGCTCCAAGGTTGCACCATTAATGAAAGCCCTTCCTCATGCAAGCCACCATCTGCATCACCATTAGGGTATGGAAGTCTTAGTCTTCAGCAAATTTCAGCCATGAAATGGGTCCAAAACCACTACTTGGTCTATTATTATTGCCATGACCCTAAGAGAGATCATACTCTTACCCCAGAGTGCTAG